In the Acetobacterium sp. KB-1 genome, TAATGGTGCGGCCCTCGTTGTTAAAAGCAGCGTCAGATAAACCGGTGCGGATGGCCAGCGGCTTTGTTTTGTAATAAACCGCGGTACCGCTGTAACCTTTTTTTTCACCGGAGTGAAAATAGGCAAAATAGCCGGGGATGTTAAGCAAATTGTCTTCTAGCTGATGGTCGTGAGCTTTCGTTTCCTGAATGCAAAGAATATCAGGATTGGTTTCTAAAATAAAGGTTAGAAACCCTTTTTTTTCTACCGCCCGAATGCCGTTAACGTTCCACGAGATAATTTTCATATGTTACCTTCCTATTTTATTAAATTTAATTATTAAACCGGTTATTTTCAAACCAGGGCCATCAAATTACTCCCCTTTTTCCAGACTTTCAAGGGTTTCCAGACGATCCATGATTTCTAATAATTCTTCTTCCAGAATCGCTTTTTCTTCTGCCAGTTCCTGCAGGACGGTGTAGTCCTTAGTTATTTCCGTCAGCTTCTGGGTGACAAAATCCAGCCGCTGATCTTTGCTTTCCAGATCCTGCAGGAGGGTTTCCTGCTCCCGTTTTTCCTTGTAGGTCAGACCGGGCTTGCGGGTTTTAGGTTTTTCAAGCGGGGGCTGTTCGGGTTTTTTAACCGTTTGATTCGGGGCGTCTTCCCGGTTACCCAGTCCGCTTAGCGGATGTTTACTGATATAATCCGAATAATTGCCGGTTTGGGTAGTAATATGACCGTGACCGTCAAAGGAAAAAATCTGTTCGCAGGTGCGATCAAGAAAATAACGGTCATGAGAAACGGTCAGCATTGATCCTTGAAACTCGTCCAGGTAGGCTTCCAGAATGGTCAGGGTGTCAATATCCAGATCATTGGTAGGTTCATCAAAAAGCAGCACATTGGGAGCCATCATTAAGATCCCCAACAGGTAGAGCCGCCGTCGTTCGCCGCCGGAAAGCTCGGATATATAAACCCATTGGCTGTTTTTATCAAAAAGAAATAGTTCCATCATCTGAGCTGCGGTGACAATTTCGCCCCGGGAATTTTCCATCACTTCGGCTTTCTGCCGAATATAATCAATAGCCCGCAGACTTAGATCCATATCTTCAGATTCCTGAGAAAAATAACCGAGTTTGACGGTGTCGCCCAGAATGATGGTGCCACGATCGGGCTGTAGTTTTCCGGATAACAAATTAAGTAAGGTGGATTTGCCATAACCGTTTTTCCCGATGATTCCAATCCGTTCGCTGGGCCCCAGGATCATCGAAAAATCGTCGATGATTTTTCCAGCACCAAAAGATTTACTCAAATGCTCGATTTCAATGACCTTTTTACCAAGACGGGAAAAACCGACCGAGATTTCCATCTGGTTCTCAGAAAGATCAGTGGCCCGTTCTTTGATTTCTTCAAAGCGTTGAATTCTGGCTTTTTGTTTGGTGGTGCGGGCTCGGGCACCGCGGCGGATCCAGGCCAGTTCGCGACGATAGAGGTTTTGACGTTTCTCTTCAATCGCGGTTTGGGCTTCCCGACGGTTGGCTTTCTGTTCTAAAAAGTCGGAATAATTTCCGGTGTATTCATAAAGGTTGCCCATATCGAGTTCGATGGTTTTGGTTACGACCCGATCCAGAAAATAGCGGTCATGGGTGACCATCAGCAGCGCCCCTCTACGGTTTAGTAGATAGTTTTCAAGCCAGGCAATAGTATCATTGTCGAGATGATTGGTGGGCTCATCGAGAATCAGCAGATCACAGGGTGTCAGCAGGGCTGAGGCCATCGCCACCCGCTTGCGCTGTCCCCCGGAAAGCTGACCAATTTGTTTATGATAGTCATGAATGCCCAGTTGTGAGAGGATCGTTTCGACCTGGGATTTCAGATTCCAGAGATTTTCGTCATCGATGCGTTGGGATAAAGACATCAGCCGCTTTTGGAGCGACACCTCCTCCGGCGAGATATCCAATGCGGCCAGGGTAGACTCATAATCCCGGACCAGGTTCATTTCCGGCGAATTAGCTGAAAAAACCTGAGAAAGCACGGTGGTATCGGGGTCAAGATCGGGGTCCTGGGAAAGAATTTCAACCCGCTGGGATCCGAAAAATTTAACCTCCCCGGCATCCGGGCTATCGAGGTTTCCAATAATTCGCAACATTGAGGTTTTTCCCGATCCATTGACGCCAATCACCCCGATTTTATCGGTGTCGGCAATGGAAAATGAGATATGGTTAAATAGGGTTTTAACCCCATATGTTTTTTTAAGATTTTCAATACTGGCAATATTCATTGACTTGTCCTTTGTGTTTTCATTTTGCTAATAGTTTAACATAAATGGGAAGGAATCATGGAAAAACTTTACAAAAAGTCCTGAAAATAGTATTATGTAGTAACAAATTAAGGTGGGGTGTACAAAATGATGTTGGGTAAAACCATTTTTATAGCAAAAAGTGCAGATGTTGTAGGAAAAGTAAAACTTGGGGATTTTATCTCAGTATGGTTCCAAGCGGTCATTCGGGGTGATGTCGATAGCATCACCATTGGTGATCGGACCAATATTCAGGATGGTACGGTGGTTCACGTGGCCTCGGGTTATCCCACTGTCATCGGGGCAGGGGTTAGCATCGGCCATAATGCCACGATTCACGGCTGCGAAATTGGTGATAATGTCTTAGTCGGTATGGGTGCCATCATTTTAAATGGCGCAAAAATTGGTGACAACTCGATTGTTGGAGCCGGTTCACTGGTGACCCAGGGAAAGGTATTCCCGCCCAATTCTTTAATTATGGGCAGCCCGGCGAAAGTTGTCAGAGCCCTGAAACCCGAAGAAATTCAGAGCATCCGGGACAACGCCGAAGAATACCTCGATACGATGAAGGGCTATATGTAAACTGCCTGCAAACACGGTGCAACTAAAAAAGACCCAAGGGTCTGAGGTTATAAAAAAAATAACCCAGTACCGACAATTGTTACATCATGTTGTGCGCATCGGAGCGGACACGGCAGAGCCTGTCCGATTCCGCGGCGAACAACAGATTAACAATTGGTCGGTACGGTAGTTTATCACTAACCTCAAAGACCCCAGGGTCTTTGAGGTTGCTAAAACTTGACGGGGTTAAGGCGAAAGCGTTCCAGTGGTTTGTAGAGAATGGTGACTAGCACAATTCCCACCAGGCCTTGCAGTACACTAAAGGGCAGGTTCACCAAAGGGCCGGCAACGTTGCCGTACATGATTACTTCAGAAACGAAATAAACAGCAGTCATGGCAATGACGGCGGGAAAAGCGAAGAACAGCAAATTCTTTTCGGGAAAACGTTTCATCAGGTAACCGAAAATAAAGGCCATTGAGCCTTTGGCAATAAAGGTGGGCAGCACATAGGCCCCGTAGCCCCCGAAATAGTCAGCACTGGCCGATCCGATTCCAGCGGCAATCAGGCCGCCCCAGGGACCTAAAATAAAAGCGGATAAAAGAACTGCACCATCACCGGGATGAATATAGCCCGTGGGAAGAGGGATCTTCACAAGGGATGTCATCACAAAAGTGAGTGCCATCATTAATGCCGTGTAGGTGATTTTTTTGGTTTGGTCATTCATCTTTAAGTACCTCAATTCTAAAAAAATACTAAGCCAACGATAAACAGTCGACTTAGTATAAAATTATCTCATAGTTGTTTTAAAAAACAAGGGCTTGAATTCGTCGATTTTTTGAAAAATCTGAACCCATCAGACCTGTTCAATAAAGATATTAACGGCACTGTTCCCCGGGAGATCCGTTTTGTCCGGGTTGTTGGGTGAAATTGAAATGCTGATCGTATAACCGCTGACGGTTCCCTTGAGGTTGGTTGTTGCTGAAACCACTTCCTCAGAATAATCCGGGGCACTCGTTAGCAAGTTCTGATAGAAAACAAGGATTTCGTCGGTGGAATAGTCAGAAACATAAGACGTTTTCCAGCCCGGCTGTCCGGATACACCGGTAATCTGATGAGACTGAGAAAGACTGGTTACACCATAGAGAGGTACCATTTGGCTGGGATAATTGCCAGCGAGAAGACCGGCTTCATCAACATAAATTTCTTCATTATTTTCCTCAATAACGGTTTGCATTTCTTCAGGTACGACGATGGCGGTTGTTGCTGTTGTGTCTGGTTCGTTGTTCTTTATAGGTTCCGGCTGCTTAGTTGTTGTCGTGGTATTGGTTTCTTTAGTCGCTGTTTCTTCATCGTTTATCAGCTTTGGCATCAGCAGGGCGGCACCAGTGATAAGAACGCCAATGAGTAAAAGCGAAAGAAGGACATAACGTATTTTCATAAATAACTCCTTTTTAAATGCAATTGGCAGGCAATCGAGAAACGATAACGAAAGCTAACGGGCTTTCTTAATTACCTGATTACCGATTGAGTGCTTATTAGCATTATAACCGAGATTCTTAAATTTTAGAATAAAGATTTCAAAAAACTTGATTTTATTAAGGATATTGGATAGAATATAAAAGAAATCTTTTACGCTTTTATCGATATAAATAGAAATGAAGAATATAAATGTGAAGATAAGGACGCTGTGGGGAATGCTTTAACAGAGAGATAATCATTTTGGTGAAAGATTATTAAAAGACACCTCAGAGAGATCACCTTTGAACAGAATTTTTGAAGACTGGTTAACCGTTGGTTAAATCAGAGTAGGAAATTCCGGGGAACCGTTAAATTCATAGAGTGGGCAGTTTTCTGCCAACTTGGGTGGTACCGCGATTTTTCGTCCCTTGGATTTTTCAGGGGGCGTTTTTTGTATTTGTTGATTAGCACCGTTTAGCACATTTACGCGCGAGCTTTTATTTTATCAAAGCAACGAGATAAGCGCATAGTTTGGGTATTTAATTCAAAACATGCGCTTACAACACCGTCAACTTAAATCATTTAATTCAAGGAAAGAGACTTTATGGAGGTAGAAATTTGGCACAGTTCAAAACATTAATAGAAGGAAAAATCGGCGAAAGAGAAGACGTGATCTCTAAGCAATGGGAAGCCATGAATCTTTTGCAGAAAACCATTGATAATCGGGAAGGACAAGAAAATTTTGTCTTTTATGAAGGGCCCCCAACTGCAAATGGTCGGCCCGGGATTCATCACGTGCTGGCCCGAACCCTAAAAGATACGGTCTGTAAATACAAGGTCATGGATGGTTATCGGGTCATTCGTAAAGGCGGTTGGGACACTCATGGCCTACCGGTGGAAATCGAAGTGGAAAAACAGTTGGGTCTTTCCAGCAAACTGGAAATTGAAGCTTACGGCATCGATAAGTTCAACGAAAAATGTAAGGAATCGGTCTTTAATTATGAAAGCCAATGGAAAGAAATGAGCCGCAAAATGGGTTATTTCATCGATATGGAAGATCCTTACATTACGTTGGATAATAATTATATTGAAACCGTCTGGTGGATTCTGGATAAGTTCAATAAAGAAGGCTTTCTTTATGAAGGTCACAAGATCATGCCTTATTGTCCCCGTTGCGGTACCGGTCTGGCATCGCACGAGGTTGCCCAGGGTTATCAGGAAATAAAAAGTAATACCGTTGTGGCCGCATTTAAACGAAGCGATGCCAACGAATACTTTTTGGTGTGGACCACCACCCCCTGGACATTGGCGGCCAATGTCGCCCTGGCCGTTCATCCCGATGCCGACTACATTAAAGCCCGCAGCAATGATGAAGTTTATATCTGCGCCAAGGTTTTAGCACCCAAGTTATTGGGTGAAGACTACGAGATTCTGGAAGAAATGAAGGGCTCGGCGCTGGAATACGTTGAGTATGAACAGCTGATGCCGTTCGTGGTTCCCGATAAAAAAGCCTTTTTTGTCACCTGTGCCGATTATGTCACCACCGAAGACGGTACCGGGATTGTTCATATCGCTCCCGCCTTTGGGGAAGATGACTACAAGGTTGGTCGTCAGTACAACCTGCCGGTGTTGCAGCCAGTGGCCGAGGACGGAAAATACACCGACACCCCCTGGAAGGGACAATTTGTCATCGATGCCGATCTGGATATTATTAAATGGCTGAAGGCTGAAGGAAAACTGTTTAAAAAAGAAAAAGTCACCCATAACTATCCCCATTGCTGGCGCTGTAAAACCCCTTTGCTCTATTATGCCAAACCAAGCTGGTATCTGGAAATGACCAAGATTAAGGACCGTTTGATTGAAAACAATAATGGCGTCGAATGGTACCCGGATTTTGTTGGCGAAAAACGCTTCGGTAACTGGCTGGAAAACCTTAACGACTGGGCGATTTCCCGCAGCCGCTACTGGGGTACACCGCTGCCAGTCTGGCGCTGTGAGGAATGCGGTAAGCTGGAAACCGTCGGTTCCCGCAAAGAATTAGTCGAGCGGGCTGTTGAAAACATCGATGAAAGCATTGAGCTGCACCGCCCTTACGTCGACGATGTCCATTTCACCTGTCCCGATTGTGGCAAAACAATGACCCGGGTCAAAGATGTCATTGACTGCTGGTTTGATTCCGGCTCGATGCCCTTTGCCCAGTATCACTACCCCTTTGAAAATAAAGAGTTGTGGGAAGAACAATTCCCGGCTGATTTCATTTGTGAAGGGATTGACCAGACCCGCGGCTGGTTTTATTCATTACTGGCAATTTCCTCCTTTGTAACCGGAAAAGCACCCTATAAAAAAGTATTGGTCAATGACCTGATTCTTGATGCTGAAGGACAGAAAATGTCGAAAACAAAGGGCAATAGTGTTGATCCCTTAGAAATGTTTGCTGAATACGGGGCTGATGCGCTGCGTTGGTATCTGCTTTATGTATCACCAGCCTGGACTCCGACCCGTTTTGATGTTAAGGGAATCAAAGAGGTGCAAAGCAAGTTCTTTAACACCCTGAAAAATACCTATCATTTCTTTGCCCTTTATGCCAACACCGATAACATTGACCCAAGAGCGTTTTTTGTGCCCTATGCCAAGCGTCCGGAAATCGATGCCTGGATTCTGTCTAAATATAACCGACTGGTTAAAGAAGTTAGGGAAGAAATGGAAGTCTTTGATTTAACCAAAGCAGTCAAAAAAATCCAGAACTTTGTCAATGAAGATTTATCTAACTGGTACATCCGCCGCAATCGCCGCCGCTTCTGGGGAACCGAACTGACGGAAGATAAAAAAGCGGTTTACAACACCACCTGGGAAGTATTAGAAGGCGTGGTTCGCCTTTGTGCCCCCTTTGCGCCTTATATCACCGAAGAACTGTACCAAAAACTGACTGATGGTATCTCTGTCCACCTGGCCGATTATCCCACCGCCAATGAAGAGCTGATACAGGATGCCATTGAAGAACCGATGGATCTGGTCAGAGAACTGGTCAGCCTTGGTCGGGGGGCCCGCGAAGAAGCCCAGATCAAGGTGCGACAACCCTTGTCTAAAATTATTGTGGATGGTAAATACCGGGAAACGCTGGGCGATTTATGTGTCCTGATCGAAGAAGAATTAAATATTAAACAGGTCGTCTTTGAAGAAAATTTGGGTGATTTTATGAACTATGCCCTAAAACCGGACTTTAAGGTGGCCGGCCCGGTGCTCGGCAAAAATGTCAAGCTGTTGGGCAAGGCACTGGCATCGGCACCCGCCAGTGAGGTGGTAGCCAAGCTTGAAGCCGATGGCAGCTTTGTAATTGAGCTGGATGGACAAAGCCTTGAACTGCGCAAAGATTTCATTGACATTCGAATTTCCGCTAAAGAAGGCTTTAATGTGCAGATGTTTAACAACAAGTTTATCATTCTCGATACCAGCTTAAATCAGGATTTGCTCGATGAAGGCTGTGCCCGGGAATTTGTCTCTCGCATTCAACAACTACGAAAGTCAAGCGGCTACGAAGTCATGGACCGCATCGACATTAGCTATAGCAGTGATGCACAAATGGATCGGGCCATTGAGATCTTTACTGATTTTATTAAAACCGAAACCCTGGCGGATACGATCACCATCAAAGCCGGTGTGGGGGAAGTGTTTAGTCTGAACGGACATGATACAAGGATTGAGCTTATAAAGAAATAAATAAATGACGGTGCGCTGGTACCGTCGTTTTTTTATGAAAATGGAGAGAAGAAAAACAAAAAAAAGAAATGTTTAGCAAATGTTAAAAAATTACTAAAAAAACTAATGGTTGTCTCCGTTTTGACCGATATATATTGAAATGCGAATGTTGAATATTGGTGTTTAGTAAGTATTGTCACTTAAGCAAGTTCGCTTCGTATTTTTATCTGATCATGATGACCTGGTAGATTTAGCGTGGAAGGAGGTGACCAAATGAGAATTAACCATAATATCATGGCAATCAATAATTATCGTCAATTAACAAATAATAGTAATAATGTCAGCAAGTCTCTGGAAAAATTATCTTCCGGGCAGAGTATCAACCGGGCCGGGGATAATGCGGCGGGACTGGCTATTTCTGAAAAAATGAGGGGACAGATCCGAGGGCTGGATCAGGCTGGCAATAATGCCAGAGATGCCATCTCACTAATCCAAACCGCTGAAGGGGCTTTGAGCGAAACGCACTCCCTAATCCAGCGGATGCGGGAGCTGTCGGTGCAGGCGGCCAATGATGTCAATGCTGTGGAAGACCGGGAAGCCATTCAAAACGAGATTAATCAACTGACCAAGGAAGTTGACCGGATAGGCAATGACACCGAATTTAATACCATGAAGCTGCTCAATCAGGGCAATGCCTCGGTCAGTGCGTCAGATCAGCTGAATCTGGTTTCCAGTCTTAAAAAGTGGTGGCTAGAAGAAGCGGAAGATCTCGTAACGAGTAGCTATGGCTTAACGGCCAGTGGGATTAATATGAGTGTGGAAATTATTAATGATCCGTCCAGCAGCTATGCGGCCTATGTTCAAGGCAGTTTTACCTCGGACCCCGCTAATATGGTAGGAACCCCTGGTATTACTGGGCAAGGATCAAATCTGTCGTTAAAGATTAATTTGGCTTATTCCCAACCCACCGATACTATCGATGGGGGGACGGCACCCCAATATGTGGATCGGGTGATTGCCCATGAGATTACTCATGCGGTGATGATGTCGACGATGAATTTTGGAGATTTACCAATCTGGTTTAATGAGGGGATCGCGGAGTTTACCCATGGTGGCGACGAGCGGCTTAAATCGGGCATTGCATTATTGGGCAGTATAGAAAATGTGGTGTCAAATATCGGCGACGGCTCTTATGGGGCCTGGGATGGAAATTCCAATGACTATGCATCAGCCTATTTAGCGACGCGGTATCTGGATAAGCAGATACGCCTTAATGGTGGGGCAACCGGCATTAGAGAAGTAACCACTTATCTGGCTGCAAATCCGACGCATAATCTTGATCAGGCTTTGGCATCGGTAAAGGCGACACATGCTGGACTGAGTTTTGACAGCACCTCGACTTGGATCGCTCAGTTTAAAGCAAATGTAACAACGGGCAGTTTGGGTGCGACAACCGGTGTTGTATTAGATGCCGGAAATGAAGTCGATACCGGTTCAGCCACCGGTTCAGATGCTGCTGCCGGTACCGCAAAAACGGCCGAATCGATCATGCCGGAAACAGGCGGAGCCAGTGCATCAGAAGTCAATCAACCGATGAGCGGTTTTAACATTACCTGGCCGGATCTGGCATCTTCAGTTGGCAAGTCATTTGCTATTCAAATCGGTGCCAATACGGGGCAATCCATGGAGTTGCTCACGAGCGATATGCGGGCAGCGGCACTGGGCATTTCCAGTTTAAAGGTGGATAGTTATACATTGGCAAACAATGCCATTAGTTCTTGTGATTCGGCGATTTCCCGAGTTTCTGCCGAGCGTTCCCGATTGGGTGCCTACCAGAACCGATTGGAGCATACCACCAGAAATCTGGAATCAGCATCAGAAAACTTAAGCTCATCAGAATCCCGGATCCGGGATGTGGATATGGCCAAGGAAATGATGAATTTTACCAAAAACAATATCCTGCAGCAAGCGGCCCAGGCAATGCTATCTCAGGCTAATCAGCAACCACAGAGTGTCTTGCAGCTATTAGCCTAAAGTAGCTGATTAGCTTAAAATAAGGAGGCGGAAAAATTGGGTAGACAGTTTATGGCCAGGTGCAATCAGTGCCAAACCGAGTTTGAAGTCCGGGAAGGTGGTGGACTGGATTTTTATCTGCTCCACTGCGATACCTGTGGCGAAGAAAAAGTTATCCGCCAGGAAGAAGTACTGGAAAAAATAAAAAAGCAGGATCCAGCGTTTTCTTTTAATGAAAAGGTGGAAGCCATAGCTGGACGATGTCACGATGGCCATTATCGGATTAAGGCAAAAGCCCGCTGTCCGAATTGTCAATCTGACGACTACAGCGCCGTGACAGACGCCAATGGAGAGATCAGAATGACCTTCTATGATTAAGGTTCAATATTAATAACCCCAGGTTTAAGACGGTTTAATGTCTAAAATCTGGGGTTTTATTGGTTTAGTCATGATAAAGATTATTTTTCTTCAAACTGCGGATAATACCCTAAGAATTGAAAATATTCCGCCTTTTCTTCGATGATCGGCAACAGGTTCACCAGGGTGTTTTGGGAAATATTGCCGGTGAAGTCGATAAAAAACAGGTATTCCCAATTCTCTTTTAAAAGTGGGCGAGATTCGATCTTACAGAGATTTAGAGAGAAAACCGAAAAAATCCCGATGATTTCATAAAGTGATCCGGGACGGTGGGGCAGCCGAAAGGCAATACTGACCCGGGTAGGATTTTTAAAGAGTTCAATCTTCCGGGAAATAACGACAAACCGAGTTACATTGGTTTGGGAAAAGTTGATGTTTTCAGCCAGTACTTCCAGATCATAGATTTCTGCGGCCCGTTTGCTGGCAATAGCGGCCATGGTGGGGTCGCTTTTTTCAGCAACATAAGCCGCAGCAATGGCGGTATTGTAATAGGGAATGCACTTCCAGCGGGTATAATCATTTAGAAATTCCTGGGATTGTGAAAATCCCTGGGGATGGGAATAAACCTCGGCAATGGTCTCAAAGCTGGCTCCCTTTGGCGCCAGCAGACAGTGTCGGGCTTTGATCTCTTCTTCGCCGACGATATAATACTGATAACGGGACAGCAGGTCATAAACAGCGGCAATGGACCCGGTGGATGAGTTTTCAATCGGGAGTACTCCGTAATCGATTGACCCCTGACTCAAGGCTACAAAAACATCCTCAAAGGTTTTAAAGGGAAACAGCTCGCAGTGCTGCTTAAAAAAAGCCAGGCTGGCTTCTTCGCCATAAGAACCCCGGGTTCCGGCATAAGCTACCCGAGGTTCTTTCTTGATGGTTTGAGGATAGACCAAAAAGGCTTGTTTTAACGCATTTAAGGCATTAGCTTCATGATTTGTTTTAGTAGCCAATATTTTCTCCGATCAGGATAACCTTAATTCGATCAGGGATTCGGCTGTGTCTTGTGACCACGATATTGGCGCACATACAGTCATCACTATGACAGTGGGCACAGTTGCCGGTATCATAACAAGGCGTTTTGGCATTGTGACGGATGGCATTCACTGGTGCAGCAATATTTTGGGCCCGATAAATCCCGGCCTCGGTATTGGCAACCACCTTGTTGATCCCGGCAATAACAATTACCTGTTCCGGACCAAAGCACATCAGTGCTACCCGGTTGCTCATCCCATCCACATTGACCAGTTCCCCGTTCATAGTAATGGCGTTGGTACCGGTCAGAAACGTGTGGGCGAGTACTCCCTGGGCAACCACTTCTCTTTTTTCCTGCGGCGTCTTAGCCAGACTGCGGTCAATATATTGGTAATTGCCATTTTTAACCGCATCAAGCAGACCAATTTCCTTAATCGATTCAGACCCGCCATGGGTCACACTGACGCTGCTAGGAATCATCGATAAAGCCAGTTCTAGGCCTTCATGGGCGGTTTTGCAAAAATAGCCCTTAAAATTTCGTTTTTCAAGTTTTTTAATTAAAGATTTACTGAGATTCAGATAATTATCTTCCTTGTAACCCAAAATGATACCTCCAGAGAAAATTAATAATCTTATTATAATCCAAAGTTGTTAAAAAAACAAAATTTATTAAAAAAATGGGGTATAATAATAAAAAATATGTAATATCACAGGAGGACAACATGCATAAGTATAAGGGCGTTATCTTTGATTTAGACGGTACCCTGGTCAATTCGCTGGAAGATTTGATTGATTCGGTCAACGGGATTTTGAAGTACAATCGATTTCCGGTTCACTCCTATGACGAGGGAAAAAAATTAATTGGCAGAGGCTTAAGAAATCTGACCCGGGATGCCATACCGGAAAAATATCGGAGTGATGATGTTTTTGTTGATGAATTAACAGAAATGCTAAAAGCGGAGTATGCTTCAAACTACATAAAAAAAACCAGGCCCTATCCGGGAATTACAAAACTGCTGGATTATTTAAAATTCCATGAAATCCCATTTAGCGTTTGCACCAACAAACCAGATGCGGCAGCAAAAGCGTTGGTAAGTGCTTTGTTCAAAGACTACGATTTTGTCGATGTGGTCGGTTTTACAAAAGATGAACTGAGAAAACCAAATCCGGAAACAACCTTAAGATTAGCTGAAAAAATGGGTGTAAAACCCCATGAGTGTCTATTTGTCGGGGATTCCACCGTTGATTATGAAACCGCCTTAAGAGCAGAAATGCTGCCGGTTTTATGTACCTGGGGA is a window encoding:
- a CDS encoding lactate utilization protein, which produces MGYKEDNYLNLSKSLIKKLEKRNFKGYFCKTAHEGLELALSMIPSSVSVTHGGSESIKEIGLLDAVKNGNYQYIDRSLAKTPQEKREVVAQGVLAHTFLTGTNAITMNGELVNVDGMSNRVALMCFGPEQVIVIAGINKVVANTEAGIYRAQNIAAPVNAIRHNAKTPCYDTGNCAHCHSDDCMCANIVVTRHSRIPDRIKVILIGENIGY
- a CDS encoding HAD family hydrolase, translated to MHKYKGVIFDLDGTLVNSLEDLIDSVNGILKYNRFPVHSYDEGKKLIGRGLRNLTRDAIPEKYRSDDVFVDELTEMLKAEYASNYIKKTRPYPGITKLLDYLKFHEIPFSVCTNKPDAAAKALVSALFKDYDFVDVVGFTKDELRKPNPETTLRLAEKMGVKPHECLFVGDSTVDYETALRAEMLPVLCTWGFESFEVLTKLDDAIWLHNPMRIVEALRYGKEMYSLFNETPEPNPNAHKKKHG